ACAACAATGGACCCAGAAAAAAGGACCCTGCTAAAAGTTGAAATTGCCGATGAAACTTCCGTAGAGCAAATATTTACCGTATTAATGGGTGACGAAGTTGAGCCACGTCGACAATTCATAGAAAAACATGCACTCGAAGTACAAAACCTTGATATTTAAAAGAACCTAAACCATAAAAAAACTTTTTGGGAGAATTTCTAATGGCGGTGAATGAAAATGTAAAGCCAGTCCCTATTGAACAAGAAATGCAATCCGCTTTCCTCGATTACTCGATGAGCGTTATTGTAAGTCGTGCTCTACCCGATATACGAGATGGACTTAAACCTGTCCAGAGACGAATCTTATTTGTAATGCACCAATTAGGATTAACTCCAAACCGTCCATTCCGCAAATGTGCCACTATCGTAGGTGAATGCCTTGGTAAATACCATCCCCATGGAGATCAGGCAGTCTATGATGCTCTTGTTCGTCTTGCACAAGACTGGAACATGCGATATCCAATGGTTGATGGACAGGGAAACTTCGGCTCCATCGATGGTGACAGCCCTGCAGCATACCGATACACCGAAGCACGGCTAACACCCATCGCTCTCGAAATGCTCACCGACATTGAGAAAAATACCGTCGAGATGAGACCCAACTTCGATGGCCGTCTCGAAGAGCCTACCGTCCTACCTTCAGGTTTCCCAAACCTATTGGTTAACGGTTCCTACGGCATTGCCGTCGGAATGGCTACCGATTGTCCTCCCCATAATATCACAGAAATTTGTAACGCTATCATTTATTACATCGAAAATCCATCCGCACCTGTAGAAGATTTTATGGAAATTGTTCCCGGTCCCGACTTCCCAACAGGTGCTATTATTTGCGGAAAAGAGGGAATTCGTAAGGCTTACCGTACTGGGACAGGACAAGTAAAAATCCGAGCCCGCATTAAAGTTCTATCTCAGGAAAAAACAAAGAAAAAAAGTTTGCTCGTTGAAGAAATTCCTTATCAAGTAACAAAACAGAATGTTATTGAATCTATTGCAAAAGCAGTAGAAAACAATAAAGTCCAAGGAATAACAGACCTCCGAGACGAATCAGATAAAGAGGGTATGCGTCTCATCATTGAACTCAAAGGTGATGCCAACCCTCAAGTCGTTCTAAATCAACTATACCAACACACACAATTACAGACTACCTCTCGAATCCATTTCTTAGCCCTCGTTAACAATATCCCTCGTGTGCTGAACCTTAAAGATATGATTCAGCACTATGTCCAGTACCGTGCCGAGATTGTCGAACGTAGAACTCGCTACGACTTACAACAAGCAGAACATCGCGCACACATTCTTGAAGGGCTCTTAAAAGCCATTGACCAAATTGATGCCGTTATTGACCTAATTCGGAAATCAGCAAATCCAGAAGAAGCACAAACACGACTTTGCAAAAAATTAGAAATATCCCAAGAACAAGCCAAAGCCATCCTTGCTATGCCATTACGACGCCTTACAGGCTTAGAAAGGAAAGAACTTCTTGAAGAATATAAGAACTTATTAGAAGAAATAAAACGGCTAAAACATATTTTATCCAGTCGCGAAACCATACTCGCCGAAGTTAAAAAAGAAGTCGAAAAAATTCGCGAAAAATATGGCGACGAACGAAAAACCGAAATTTTAGAATCCATTGAAGAATTTGATATCGAAGACCTAATAGCTGATGAAGCAATGATTATTACCGTATCCAATCAAGGATACATCAAAAGAATGCCCCAAACGACCTCACGCAAACAACGTCGTCGCGGACAAGGTGTAATGGGCATGGAAACCCCAGAAGACGACTTCGTAAAACATGTATTCACTGCAACCGCACATGAATATTTAATGTTCTTCACCAATGAAGGCCGTGTGTACTGGCGTAAAGTACACGAAATCCCCGAAGCAGGCAGAACAGCACGTGGAAGAAATATCAAAAACCTTCTTGCCCTCGGCGATAGAGAAAAAGTAA
This is a stretch of genomic DNA from Candidatus Hydrogenedens sp.. It encodes these proteins:
- the gyrA gene encoding DNA gyrase subunit A, whose protein sequence is MAVNENVKPVPIEQEMQSAFLDYSMSVIVSRALPDIRDGLKPVQRRILFVMHQLGLTPNRPFRKCATIVGECLGKYHPHGDQAVYDALVRLAQDWNMRYPMVDGQGNFGSIDGDSPAAYRYTEARLTPIALEMLTDIEKNTVEMRPNFDGRLEEPTVLPSGFPNLLVNGSYGIAVGMATDCPPHNITEICNAIIYYIENPSAPVEDFMEIVPGPDFPTGAIICGKEGIRKAYRTGTGQVKIRARIKVLSQEKTKKKSLLVEEIPYQVTKQNVIESIAKAVENNKVQGITDLRDESDKEGMRLIIELKGDANPQVVLNQLYQHTQLQTTSRIHFLALVNNIPRVLNLKDMIQHYVQYRAEIVERRTRYDLQQAEHRAHILEGLLKAIDQIDAVIDLIRKSANPEEAQTRLCKKLEISQEQAKAILAMPLRRLTGLERKELLEEYKNLLEEIKRLKHILSSRETILAEVKKEVEKIREKYGDERKTEILESIEEFDIEDLIADEAMIITVSNQGYIKRMPQTTSRKQRRRGQGVMGMETPEDDFVKHVFTATAHEYLMFFTNEGRVYWRKVHEIPEAGRTARGRNIKNLLALGDREKVTAFLSIKNLHDESKFLFMVTKKGMVKKTPLTSYSKPRSTGIQAITLESGDELIDVLVTSGTDNVLLATRSGLAIRFPEKDVRPMGRTAQGVVGIRLEKDDYVVGVSVAKDNLTILTVTENGYGKRTEVKEYRLQHRGGKGIINIQTQERNGNVVAMLTVSDDEDIVVVATDGKMLRIPVKSIRVIGRNTKGVQLMNLREGAKIASADKAIKKTETEEELPDNIIIEEETEEEQTPDLFDEDTNSE